The window CAGCTCGTCCAGAACTATATCTACCCGCGCGCGACCTTCGGCGAGGAGCCGTGGGCCTCGAAGCTCAGGGCCGTCCCCGACGAGCTGATCCCGATGTTCCGGCGCGAGGACATCCACGTGGTGGTCGTGGGCGGAGAGACCAACGGCTACTGGCGCATCATGGGCGCGACGTACCAGAAGACGGTCTCGGTCGACGACTGGCGCTAGGCGCGCCCGCCGCCTTGCGCTCTGGTGGTAACTACAATTTCTGGCTCGCGGCCCAGACGAACAAACTGATGGCACCGACTGTCACGACGCCGCGCACGGTAGGACTAAGCGCGGCACCGGTGTGGGCGTAGTTCGCCGCGTGCGTCATGCTTTCGCAGCCCTCCGCTGTCGCGCGTTGGGGGCTCGCCGAGCCGGGAATGCGATCTCCACTTCCCGGTCGAGGGCGCGCGCGAGCTTCACCAGCGTGCCCAGGGTCAGGTTCTGAGCTGGACTATTCTCAATCCGGGAGATGTTTGGGGCGCTCATGCCGACGCGGGCCGCGAGCGCGGTCTGGCTCATGCGCTTCCGTTGTCTGAGCCGGGCGAGTGCAACCCCGACCCGGAGCGCCTTGAGTTCCTCCTCCACGAGGCGGCGTACCTGGGGATCGGCCATCTGGGTCTGGAAGTACCGAGTCCAGTTTGTTGCCTTCTTCATCGCTCGTCCCTCTCAGCCGTCCTCGCGTTGCTCAAGGTGCCGTTTCATCCGTTCCTCGGCCAGGTGGACGTCCCGGTCCGGGAGCTTTGGGGTCCGCTTCTCTAGCGCGTGCAGCAAGACAAACGCCCGGTTCGGAGCCCCGAAGTAGAGCAACCGGTAATGGGTCGTCCCGGAGCGCACCCGCAGCTCTCGTACCTTGCCGCGAACCTGGCTCGAATAGGGGAACGGCAGTGCCGGTCCTTCTTCTTCCAGGAGCCGGATCGCCGCCAGGAGCTTGGCTCGGCCGCGTTTGTCGACCCGGTCGAGGAAGTCCCGCACGGGGCACCCCTGCTCGCTTTCATAGAACTCGACCACCCATGGCGGCGTCACTACCAATGACGATATACAATACAAGGTAAGCCGTCAAGGGGGATTGGCGAGCGCGTGGCGAGGCGTGCTATTCATGTTTGTTGCCAGTCTGAGGCTGACGTGGGAGGCGCTGGATGCAGACCTACCGCTGCCACCGTCCCTAGCCGAGCTGCCCGTCTTCGGTTTCAACCCGAGGGGCGAGTCGATACACAGTGTTTGGGCTTATAATGAGGAGACCAGTTTTGCAGTCGATCACCGTGTATCGCCCGGATCCTGAGCGGTGGATTGACTGGAGAGTCCG is drawn from Candidatus Rokuibacteriota bacterium and contains these coding sequences:
- a CDS encoding type II toxin-antitoxin system RelE/ParE family toxin, producing the protein MVEFYESEQGCPVRDFLDRVDKRGRAKLLAAIRLLEEEGPALPFPYSSQVRGKVRELRVRSGTTHYRLLYFGAPNRAFVLLHALEKRTPKLPDRDVHLAEERMKRHLEQREDG
- a CDS encoding helix-turn-helix transcriptional regulator; this encodes MKKATNWTRYFQTQMADPQVRRLVEEELKALRVGVALARLRQRKRMSQTALAARVGMSAPNISRIENSPAQNLTLGTLVKLARALDREVEIAFPARRAPNARQRRAAKA